One part of the Schistocerca piceifrons isolate TAMUIC-IGC-003096 chromosome 2, iqSchPice1.1, whole genome shotgun sequence genome encodes these proteins:
- the LOC124775170 gene encoding extensin-2-like — MASWCSEKTQVSGVFSIFLRRHPPPPRYAVGTRPHATPSAPAPTLRRRHPPPRYAVGTRPHATPSAPAPTLRRRHPPPRYAVGTRPHATPSAPAPTLRRRHPPPRYAVGTRPHATPSAPAPTLRRRHPPPRYAVGTRPHATPSAPAPTLRRRHPPPRYAVGTRPHATPSAPAPTLRRRHPPPRYAVGTRPHATPSAPAPTLRRRHPPPRYAVGTRPHATPSAPAPTLRRRHPPPRYAVGTRPHATPSAPAPTLRRRHPPPRYAVGTRPHATPSAPAPTLRRRHPPPRYAVGTRPHATPSAPAPTLRRRHPPPRYAVGTRPHATPSAPAPTLRRRHPPPRYAVGTRPHATPSAPAPTLRRRHPPPRYAVGTRPHATPSAPAPTLRRRHPPPRYAVGTRPHATPSAPAPTLRRRHPPPRYAVGTRPPRYAVGTRPPRYAVGTRPPRYALWVRE, encoded by the coding sequence agcattttcctacgccgacaccccccgcccccacgctacgCCGTCGGCACCCGCCCCCACGCTACGCCGTCGGCACCCGCCCCCACGCTACGCCGTCGGCACCCGCCCCCACGCTACGCCGTCGGCACCCGCCCCCACGCTACGCCGTCGGCACCCGCCCCCACGCTACGCCGTCGGCACCCGCCCCCACGCTACGCCGTCGGCACCCGCCCCCACGCTACGCCGTCGGCACCCGCCCCCACGCTACGCCGTCGGCACCCGCCCCCACGCTACGCCGTCGGCACCCGCCCCCACGCTACGCCGTCGGCACCCGCCCCCACGCTACGCCGTCGGCACCCGCCCCCACGCTACGCCGTCGGCACCCGCCCCCACGCTACGCCGTCGGCACCCGCCCCCACGCTACGCCGTCGGCACCCGCCCCCACGCTACGCCGTCGGCACCCGCCCCCACGCTACGCCGTCGGCACCCGCCCCCACGCTACGCCGTCGGCACCCGCCCCCACGCTACGCCGTCGGCACCCGCCCCCACGCTACGCCGTCGGCACCCGCCCCCACGCTACGCCGTCGGCACCCGCCCCCACGCTACGCCGTCGGCACCCGCCCCCACGCTACGCCGTCGGCACCCGCCCCCACGCTACGCCGTCGGCACCCGCCCCCACGCTACGCCGTCGGCACCCGCCCCCACGCTACGCCGTCGGCACCCGCCCCCACGCTACGCCGTCGGCACCCGCCCCCACGCTACGCCGTCGGCACCCGCCCCCACGCTACGCCGTCGGCACCCGCCCCCACGCTACGCCGTCGGCACCCGCCCCCACGCTACGCCGTCGGCACCCGCCCCCACGCTACGCCGTCGGCACCCGCCCCCACGCTACGCCGTCGGCACCCGCCCCCACGCTACGCCGTCGGCACCCGCCCCCACGCTACGCCGTCGGCACCCGCCCCCACGCTACGCCGTCGGCACCCGCCCCCACGCTACGCCGTCGGCACCCGCCCCCACGCTACGCCGTCGGCACCCGCCCCCACGCTACGCCGTCGGCACCCGCCCCCACGCTACGCCGTCGGCACCCGCCCCCACGCTACGCCGTCGGCACCCGCCCCCACGCTACGCCGTCGGCACCCGCCCCCACGCTACGCCGTCGGCACCCGCCCCCACGCTACGCCGTCGGCACCCGCCCCCACGCTACGCCGTCGGCACCCGCCCCCACGCTACGCCGTCGGCACCCGCCCCCCACGCTACGCCGTCGGCACCCGCCCCCCACGCTACGCCGTCGGCACCCGCCCCCCACGCTACGCCCTGTGGGTTCGGGAGTAA